A region of Candidatus Stygibacter australis DNA encodes the following proteins:
- the rplT gene encoding 50S ribosomal protein L20, with protein FRRLWIIRINAGAHLHNMSYSQLIHGLKLAEVEIDRKALAFLAFNEPDAFTKLCEVAKSKLN; from the coding sequence ATTTCGCAGACTTTGGATAATCAGGATCAATGCTGGAGCACATTTACACAATATGTCTTATAGCCAGTTAATCCACGGATTAAAGCTTGCAGAAGTAGAGATAGATCGTAAAGCATTGGCATTTTTGGCATTTAACGAACCAGATGCCTTTACAAAACTTTGTGAAGTAGCAAAATCAAAACTGAATTAG
- a CDS encoding phenylalanine--tRNA ligase subunit alpha, giving the protein MKEELQKQISKAKKAIEESLRQHDLMQLKSQYLGKKSELNAFMKRLKELPAEERPAFGKIVNDAKQQLEEMINNRLLKLKENEYAATLQAEHQDLTMPGKRHLRGGLHPITQTWREIEDLFIRLGFQVADGPDIEDEYHNFDALNTPADHPARDLSDTFYIEGDVLLRTHTSPVQIRTMEKFKPPIKIICPGRTYRNDNDATHSPCFHQVEALVVDEGINIADLRDMLNYFAQQLFGPEIAVRIRPHFFPFTEPSAEMDMVCPKCLGNGCSLCKDTGWLELGGAGIVDPNVFEYVGIDSEKYTGYAFGLGIDRIAMLRYGITDMRMLFNNDLRFLSQFKS; this is encoded by the coding sequence ATGAAAGAAGAATTACAGAAGCAGATATCGAAAGCCAAAAAGGCAATAGAAGAATCGTTGCGTCAGCATGATCTGATGCAACTGAAATCGCAGTATCTGGGTAAGAAAAGTGAATTGAATGCTTTTATGAAGCGTTTAAAGGAGCTACCTGCGGAGGAACGTCCAGCCTTTGGCAAGATAGTGAATGATGCTAAGCAGCAGCTTGAAGAAATGATCAATAACCGTTTATTGAAACTGAAAGAAAACGAGTATGCAGCAACTCTTCAGGCAGAGCATCAGGATCTAACGATGCCGGGCAAACGACATTTACGTGGAGGTCTTCATCCGATTACTCAAACCTGGCGAGAAATTGAAGACCTTTTCATCCGTTTGGGTTTTCAGGTTGCTGATGGTCCTGATATTGAAGATGAATATCACAATTTTGATGCCTTGAATACACCAGCAGATCATCCGGCTCGAGATCTTTCTGACACCTTTTATATAGAAGGTGACGTGCTTTTACGGACACATACATCTCCAGTTCAAATAAGAACAATGGAGAAATTTAAACCACCAATTAAGATAATATGCCCTGGCAGGACATATCGAAATGATAATGATGCCACACATTCACCCTGTTTTCATCAGGTAGAGGCATTGGTGGTGGATGAAGGGATCAATATAGCAGACTTGCGTGATATGCTTAATTACTTTGCACAGCAGCTATTTGGTCCAGAAATCGCAGTACGGATCCGACCACACTTTTTCCCCTTCACCGAACCAAGTGCAGAGATGGATATGGTGTGCCCGAAGTGTCTGGGCAACGGATGCAGTTTGTGTAAAGATACAGGCTGGCTGGAGCTTGGTGGAGCAGGAATAGTGGATCCCAACGTATTTGAATATGTGGGAATCGATAGTGAGAAATATACTGGATATGCTTTTGGATTAGGTATAGACCGGATAGCAATGCTTCGTTATGGAATCACTGATATGAGAATGTTATTCAACAATGATCTCAGATTTTTGAGCCAATTTAAATCGTGA